The genome window cctacacacaaacacacatcttaTACATTACACATCTAAGTTACAAATTATACAATATGACTCAGTTCAGCatgaaaacaattcaaacaCAGGCCCAATCCAATAAAATTCAGTTGAGTTACATCGATCATGTGTTGTTGCATACTAGTTTTGATTTTGTAAAGATCAACAGTTTCTTCATTGTCTTTATTTTCCCCCCCGAACATTGCTACTACTTTCTTTGTAACTTATTTCTTTATACTGCATAAAGAAAGGATTTGGATTCTCTCCAAATCCTCTTGTCATACAGTTTAGTGATGCATGTTTCACTGAAATGCTGCTGACTCTGTGTGTCTGGGGCTCCAGCGTAGCTATCTCATGTAGGAATGCAGCATTTTCTGTGATGCTATAGGGTTAGATATCCTTGCAAATAAAGTAACTGATGGCTTCAGGTTATTGTATTTGTCTGGCTAGAAGTGTAAGGCGCAATCTCTAGAAGAAACTACACGAGCATTACCTGTTACAGCTTCAGCTGACTCTctcaacacacacgcacaagaaCTGGGGAGTGTACATCAACTGTCTACTTGAATTGTTATGTAATTCTTATTTACACACCTGTCCAAAAGCTGCTTCATGATTTTCTTAAGTAACAAAAAGTCACTAAACTGTACTACAGTAGCGTGTTCAAACTCAACACACACGCAGCCCTTTCATACACATTTACCTATGAaactttgtcattttttttatgtctacggagcccccctagtgtcaggtaagaaaaaaaaatacagctatGTGTAAACTgtgccctcagatttgtaaacctTTGCAGTAATGGAGTCAGTAAGggtcatgcactttttaaagaccatctaaaaagtgcatgacctggACAATCTGAGGGCACGGATTGCAAAACTGAGGGCACGGATTACACAtggctgtaattttttttcttacctgacactaggggGGCTCCGTATGTGTCTTTTGATTGGTTTATAAAGATTTCTAGGTATTCAATTGGACACACACATGTCTCTGTATCTGTTCTTCCATTAGGATTCAACACTGAAAGAGGCAGATGTTACAGACTGACCgcagtgtgtgtgctgctgctgtgtgtttttctgctgaCTGCCATCACGGTGCTGTGGATCAAATTCACCAACCTGAATACACAGAtagaccagttacagaccagttacaacaacctgactacagagagagaccagttacagaccagttacaacaacctgactacagagagagaccagttacagaccagttacaacaacctgactatagagagagaccagttacagaccagttacaacacaatgactatagagagagaccagttacagaccagttacaacaaccTGACTACTGAGAGAGACCAGTGTAGAAACATGTTGGCTGGAGGTGAGCAAATACCTAAACAATTTAAAAGTTTATCAAAATCTATTAAACCCAGGGATGTACATTAAAAATGGGTGTTAATAAAACACACTGAGTGatttgtgtcctactgtgtgatCAGTTCCTGTTAAACAAGGATGGAGATTCTTCAACTCCAATCTTTACTACATCCCTACTGAGAAGAAGAACTGGACTGAGAGCAGACAggactgcagagagagaggagcagacCTGGTGATCATAAACAGCAATGAGAAATGGGTATGGAATGGGtaatttgtgtgcgtgtgtgtgtgtgtgtgtgtgtgtgtgtgtgtgtgtgtgtgtgtgtgtgtgtgtggagaaaatCTAAACCAGTGTAATCTTTTCATATTGATCAAAGGAGTTCATCATTAAACATCTGGGCGACAAAAATCGGGCTTGGATTGGTCTGAgtgacagagacacagagggagagtgGAAGTGGGTGGACGGGACAGAATTGAAGAGCGGCACTGGGTAAGAGATGGAATCTTTTTTCTATTCATCACACTTTCTCACGTATTGTGGATTTCCAACTCTCCTGTACACTGCAGCAGTTGGATTAAATGCTAACATTATCTCCTGTTATATTCTTATTGGTCAGAGTGATGGAGCTGTTATGATTGTTATAAATCTCAGTAAACACTAAGAAGGTTGAGTTAAAGGTGTGAAATATCTGAACACTGATTCTGATTCTCTGCTTTCAGGTACTGGTACGGGGGTGAACCGAATAATCAACATAATAATGAAGACTGTGCTGAGATCTGGACTTTTCCAGATAAGAAGGCCTGGAATGACAGACCATGCTCTGAGAAACAATGGTGGATCTGTGagataaatattttttagtGGTAAATTTACATCCGAAGGCAAAATTATAAAATGCATATCAAATGTATGTAATGAGCAGTTGGACCCTTTATAACTATCATTTATAAAGAGCTATTTATCATGTGACCCTCTCAGTTAACCTGCTCACGCAGAACTACCACATGTTAATTCAcccatttcatatttatttcatataattCTTATAGatttcagtaaaataaagtgcacaGATTAACAAGGCAAGGATTTTCTTAGACACCATAAACACTTTTAGATATTTTCTTAAGATATGATCAGTCCACTGATTTGCCTGCAGAATGAAAACTGTATTATTAGTACACAATGTCCTTCCAATTTCCAGCTGAAACCAATGAGgccagagagaaagaagaatgagTTTAAAGCCTAAACTGTTTTATtaccatgatgatgatgatgatgatgatgatagtaataataatagtaataataataataataataataataa of Ictalurus punctatus breed USDA103 chromosome 29, Coco_2.0, whole genome shotgun sequence contains these proteins:
- the LOC108261984 gene encoding CD209 antigen-like protein C, producing the protein MEMSEEINANAEGTADDGANYSVCENSYEDVYANEDNLETQRTGSFKQSDHSGFNTERGRCYRLTAVCVLLLCVFLLTAITVLWIKFTNLNTQIDQLQTSYNNLTTERDQLQTSYNNLTTERDQLQTSYNNLTIERDQLQTSYNTMTIERDQLQTSYNNLTTERDQCRNMLAGVPVKQGWRFFNSNLYYIPTEKKNWTESRQDCRERGADLVIINSNEKWEFIIKHLGDKNRAWIGLSDRDTEGEWKWVDGTELKSGTGYWYGGEPNNQHNNEDCAEIWTFPDKKAWNDRPCSEKQWWICEINIF